A stretch of Caldilineales bacterium DNA encodes these proteins:
- a CDS encoding DUF47 family protein, which produces MKLPGTGKRENIFIHLLKQQARYLQEGVQGLMRFVGEGDEAGAATVERCEKEGDEVRRILIDELHKTFVTPFDREDIYQLSLYLDDVLDYTYTTVEEMHVLKVQPDEHLLEMVRRLNEAADELVLAMERLTDNPMVALDHARRAKGRENQIEREYRQALAEIFTGPEDIHHLMEMLRKREVYRHISNAADQADQAANVIGEVVVKMA; this is translated from the coding sequence ATGAAACTACCCGGCACTGGGAAACGTGAGAATATCTTCATCCACCTGCTGAAACAACAGGCCCGCTACCTGCAAGAGGGTGTGCAGGGCCTCATGCGCTTTGTGGGCGAGGGCGATGAGGCGGGGGCAGCGACGGTGGAGCGGTGCGAGAAGGAAGGCGACGAGGTGCGTCGCATCCTCATCGACGAGCTGCACAAGACCTTTGTCACGCCCTTCGACCGCGAGGATATCTACCAGCTTTCGCTCTATCTGGACGATGTGTTGGATTACACCTACACCACGGTCGAGGAGATGCACGTACTCAAGGTGCAACCCGACGAGCATCTGCTCGAGATGGTGCGCCGGCTGAACGAGGCCGCCGATGAGTTGGTGTTGGCGATGGAGCGATTGACCGACAATCCCATGGTGGCGCTGGACCACGCCCGCCGGGCCAAAGGCCGCGAGAATCAGATCGAGCGCGAGTATCGCCAGGCCCTGGCCGAGATCTTCACCGGCCCGGAAGACATCCACCACCTGATGGAGATGCTGCGCAAACGCGAGGTCTACCGGCATATCAGCAATGCCGCCGACCAGGCCGACCAGGCGGCCAATGTCATCGGCGAGGTGGTGGTGAAGATGGCGTGA
- a CDS encoding aldehyde ferredoxin oxidoreductase family protein, translating into MAITGFNDRLARVDLSSGKVHYEKLNPEHVRKYGGARGLGVKYVLDNGPHVDPFSPENILCVLTGPLSGTEVKMSGRLAVVTKSPLTGTVTDSHMGGWTAAKLKWAGLDGLIFMGKSDAPVYAYVEDGAVTLFDADTVWGMDTHEAVRYLQSEHGDDCSVMCIGPAGENLVRYANWMNEHERASGRGGTGAVGGSKNLKAIVIKGDKRSQPKPVDRAAFKAADKRALEAIMNEAVVTAPRKGGLSVYGTNVLMNMVNVIGALPTKNSLSTSFQLGEEISGEHVRETILFEDPTCHACPVACKKAFEVHEGKYKVKGESYEYESAWALGANCDIGDTEAVGYLIIQCNRYGMDTIETGNVLSMYMEATEKGLTNGSGLAWGDADDAILLIERIARRRDDVSNMLAEGTYRAAVQLGDPDIAMTVKGQAIPAYDPRGIKGMGIGYATSNRGACHLRAYTPAAEVIGNVLGPAELTDRLAWEGKGKLTVIFQNVHTMTDCLDVCKFSTFAESLDNFAEQFTAFTGVKTTAADLLKLGERVYNLERYYNNLAGFGEGSDYLPKRFLELPADGQGSVGSVTELDAMLAEYYEARGWVNGVVPEGKLRELEIL; encoded by the coding sequence ATGGCAATTACCGGTTTCAACGATCGACTTGCACGCGTCGACCTGAGCAGCGGCAAAGTGCACTACGAAAAACTCAACCCCGAGCACGTCCGCAAATACGGCGGCGCTCGCGGGTTGGGCGTGAAGTACGTGTTGGACAACGGCCCCCATGTGGACCCCTTCTCGCCTGAAAACATCCTCTGTGTTTTGACGGGGCCGCTTAGCGGCACTGAAGTCAAGATGAGCGGTCGCCTAGCCGTGGTGACCAAGTCGCCCCTGACCGGAACCGTCACCGACAGCCACATGGGTGGCTGGACCGCCGCCAAGCTGAAGTGGGCGGGGCTGGACGGGCTGATCTTCATGGGCAAGTCGGATGCGCCCGTCTATGCCTATGTCGAGGATGGCGCCGTGACCCTGTTCGATGCCGATACGGTTTGGGGGATGGACACGCACGAGGCCGTGCGCTATCTGCAATCCGAGCACGGCGATGACTGCTCGGTGATGTGCATCGGGCCGGCCGGCGAGAACCTGGTGCGCTACGCCAACTGGATGAACGAACATGAACGCGCGTCCGGGCGCGGCGGCACGGGCGCGGTTGGCGGCTCCAAAAACCTCAAGGCCATCGTCATCAAGGGCGACAAGCGCAGCCAGCCCAAACCGGTCGACCGCGCCGCCTTCAAGGCGGCCGACAAGCGGGCGCTGGAGGCAATCATGAACGAGGCGGTCGTCACGGCCCCGCGCAAGGGCGGCCTCTCGGTCTATGGCACCAACGTGTTGATGAACATGGTCAACGTCATCGGCGCCCTGCCCACCAAGAACTCGCTCAGCACCTCGTTCCAGTTGGGCGAGGAGATCTCGGGCGAGCATGTGCGCGAAACCATCCTCTTCGAGGACCCCACCTGCCATGCCTGCCCGGTGGCGTGCAAGAAGGCGTTCGAGGTGCACGAGGGCAAGTACAAGGTCAAGGGCGAGAGCTACGAGTATGAGTCGGCCTGGGCGTTGGGCGCCAACTGCGATATCGGCGACACCGAGGCCGTCGGCTATCTGATCATCCAGTGCAATCGCTATGGCATGGACACGATCGAGACGGGCAATGTACTCTCGATGTACATGGAAGCCACCGAAAAGGGCCTGACCAACGGCAGCGGCCTGGCCTGGGGCGACGCCGATGACGCCATCCTGCTGATCGAACGCATCGCCCGCCGTCGGGACGATGTGAGTAACATGCTGGCAGAAGGCACCTATCGCGCCGCCGTCCAGTTGGGCGACCCGGACATCGCCATGACCGTCAAAGGCCAGGCCATCCCCGCCTATGACCCGCGCGGCATCAAGGGGATGGGCATCGGCTATGCCACCAGCAACCGCGGCGCCTGCCACCTGCGCGCCTACACCCCCGCCGCCGAGGTCATCGGCAATGTGCTGGGGCCGGCCGAACTGACCGACCGCCTGGCCTGGGAAGGCAAGGGCAAACTGACCGTCATCTTCCAGAACGTCCACACCATGACCGACTGCCTGGATGTGTGCAAGTTCTCCACCTTCGCCGAAAGCCTGGACAACTTTGCCGAGCAGTTCACCGCCTTCACCGGCGTCAAGACCACCGCCGCCGATCTGCTGAAGCTGGGCGAGCGCGTCTACAACCTGGAGCGCTACTACAACAACCTGGCCGGCTTCGGCGAGGGCAGCGACTACCTGCCCAAGCGCTTCCTGGAACTCCCGGCCGATGGGCAAGGCTCGGTGGGCAGTGTGACCGAGTTGGATGCCATGCTGGCTGAGTATTACGAGGCCCGCGGTTGGGTCAACGGCGTCGTGCCGGAGGGCAAGTTGCGCGAGCTGGAGATCCTGTAG
- a CDS encoding MoaD/ThiS family protein has product MIIRVHSTLRQLAGLRQIEATSPAPPTVAEALHRLAERAPGLTPRLFDAAGNLNRQVTVFCNGRQIVFLQGLATPLSPTDTLDLFPTSHLQRVFAPLEGE; this is encoded by the coding sequence ATGATCATTCGCGTCCATAGCACGCTGCGCCAGCTTGCCGGTCTGCGGCAGATCGAAGCGACCTCGCCCGCCCCACCCACCGTGGCCGAGGCCCTCCATCGTCTGGCCGAGCGCGCCCCCGGTCTCACTCCAAGACTGTTCGATGCTGCCGGCAACCTGAACCGACAAGTCACCGTCTTCTGCAACGGCCGCCAGATCGTCTTTCTGCAAGGTCTGGCCACGCCCCTTTCGCCCACCGACACCCTCGACCTCTTTCCTACCAGCCATCTCCAGCGCGTTTTTGCGCCGCTTGAGGGGGAATGA
- a CDS encoding MoaD/ThiS family protein, whose amino-acid sequence MYRLKVYATLRPIVGGAIVPVETPAGATVQQLVDELLARWPDLRPEMVDGEGKVLQRIHIFVNGKDITFLHGVGTVIPEGGNVDIFPPVGGGER is encoded by the coding sequence ATGTATCGCCTCAAAGTCTATGCCACCCTGCGCCCGATTGTGGGCGGCGCCATTGTCCCGGTTGAGACCCCCGCCGGAGCCACCGTCCAACAACTGGTGGATGAATTGCTCGCCCGCTGGCCCGACCTGCGCCCGGAAATGGTGGACGGCGAGGGCAAGGTCCTGCAACGCATCCATATCTTCGTCAACGGCAAGGACATCACCTTCCTGCACGGCGTCGGCACGGTCATCCCCGAAGGCGGCAATGTGGATATCTTCCCGCCGGTGGGTGGGGGTGAGCGATGA
- a CDS encoding nitroreductase family protein, whose protein sequence is MSASDPFWRTLLDRRSVRRYTGQPVPRGLLERLLTAAIWAPNAHNRQPWRFAVVAQAEAQHRLAAAMAERWERDLLADGADPALAGRRAAISRQRISGAGAVVLGCLTMTEMDHYPDPQRQRLEELMAAQSLALALGNLLLAAHHEGLAGCWMCAPLFVPDLVRETLDLPPDWEPQALITLGYPAGYPAETRTSARRPLSDVVLWR, encoded by the coding sequence ATGTCTGCCTCCGATCCCTTCTGGCGCACCCTCCTCGACCGCCGCTCCGTCCGCCGCTACACCGGGCAGCCTGTCCCTCGCGGCCTGCTCGAACGCCTGCTCACCGCCGCCATCTGGGCGCCCAACGCCCACAACCGCCAACCCTGGCGCTTCGCCGTCGTCGCCCAGGCCGAGGCGCAACACCGGCTGGCCGCGGCTATGGCTGAACGATGGGAACGTGATTTGCTGGCCGACGGCGCCGACCCTGCTCTTGCCGGGCGCCGCGCCGCCATCTCGCGCCAGCGCATCAGCGGGGCCGGCGCCGTGGTGCTCGGCTGCCTGACCATGACCGAGATGGATCACTACCCCGATCCCCAGCGCCAGCGGCTGGAAGAATTGATGGCCGCCCAGAGCCTGGCCCTGGCCCTGGGCAACCTGCTGTTGGCCGCCCACCACGAAGGTCTGGCCGGTTGCTGGATGTGCGCTCCCCTCTTCGTCCCCGATCTCGTCCGCGAGACACTCGACCTACCCCCTGACTGGGAGCCGCAGGCCCTGATCACCCTCGGCTATCCCGCCGGCTACCCCGCCGAAACCCGCACCTCGGCCCGCCGCCCGCTCTCTGACGTCGTACTTTGGCGATGA
- the cofD gene encoding 2-phospho-L-lactate transferase yields the protein MTYAIRNTQHAVSRIVALAGGVGGAKLAHGLAQHLDPDHLQVVVNTGDDFEHLGLLICPDLDTVLYNLAEVNHPGQGWGREAENFGVLDELKRLGHEAWFLLGDKDIAFHLLRRQLLDAGQSLTAIAAALGQRLGLAHAVLPMSDQPVRTIILTPDGELPFQEYFVHRRCQPTMLGMRLDGLDQAHPSSAVVAALAAAEAVILCPSNPYVSLDPILALPGLRELAAANCVVAVSPIVGGQALKGPAAKMMAEMGVEVSALGVARHFAGLLAGFVIDRADASLAPAIRDLGMQVLVTDTIMADKTGRARLAAETLTFVRHLRGEAS from the coding sequence ATGACCTACGCAATACGCAACACGCAACACGCAGTTTCCCGCATCGTTGCCCTTGCCGGCGGCGTCGGTGGAGCCAAGTTGGCGCACGGGTTGGCCCAACATCTCGACCCCGACCATCTGCAGGTGGTCGTCAACACCGGCGACGACTTCGAGCATCTGGGCCTGCTCATCTGCCCCGACCTCGATACCGTGCTCTACAACCTGGCCGAGGTCAACCATCCGGGCCAGGGTTGGGGCCGGGAGGCCGAGAACTTTGGCGTGCTGGACGAACTCAAGCGTCTGGGGCACGAGGCCTGGTTTCTACTCGGTGACAAGGACATCGCCTTCCACCTCCTCCGCCGCCAACTGTTGGACGCCGGACAGAGCCTGACCGCCATCGCCGCCGCTCTGGGCCAGCGCCTCGGCCTCGCCCATGCCGTCCTGCCCATGTCCGACCAGCCGGTGCGCACCATCATCCTCACCCCCGACGGCGAACTGCCCTTCCAGGAATACTTCGTCCACCGCCGTTGCCAGCCCACCATGCTGGGGATGCGGCTCGACGGCCTCGACCAGGCCCACCCCTCGTCCGCCGTCGTCGCCGCGCTCGCCGCCGCCGAGGCCGTGATCCTCTGCCCCTCCAACCCCTATGTCAGCCTCGACCCCATCCTTGCCCTGCCCGGCCTGCGTGAGCTGGCTGCCGCCAACTGTGTCGTCGCCGTCAGCCCCATCGTCGGCGGGCAGGCGCTCAAAGGCCCGGCCGCCAAGATGATGGCCGAGATGGGCGTCGAAGTCAGCGCCCTGGGCGTAGCCCGCCACTTCGCCGGCCTGCTCGCTGGCTTCGTCATCGACCGCGCCGATGCCAGCCTCGCCCCGGCCATCCGCGACCTGGGGATGCAGGTGCTCGTCACCGATACAATCATGGCCGACAAGACCGGGCGCGCGCGGCTGGCCGCCGAGACGCTGACCTTCGTCCGCCATCTGCGGGGAGAAGCATCGTGA
- the cofC gene encoding 2-phospho-L-lactate guanylyltransferase: protein MIGDKLAVIVPMKPFAQAKQRLRPAVANGERVVLARSMLIHVLAAVHQSGVGDLRFLISTDADVLSLASNHGFNPLVEATAGYNDAVAQAIGEAQRQGAETVLVLPADLPQITPDDVQDLVRLVADAGAAVVLAPDAADAGTNALLLRPPDLLPPSFGPDSFCRHLALARGLGVEPVIHRHPHLARDVDWPSDLWLLE, encoded by the coding sequence GTGATCGGCGACAAACTGGCCGTGATCGTGCCGATGAAGCCATTCGCCCAGGCCAAGCAACGGCTGCGTCCGGCCGTGGCCAACGGCGAACGCGTCGTCCTGGCCCGCTCGATGCTGATCCATGTCCTTGCTGCCGTCCACCAAAGCGGCGTCGGCGATCTCCGCTTCCTTATCAGCACCGACGCCGATGTCCTCTCGCTGGCCTCCAACCACGGCTTCAACCCGCTGGTCGAGGCAACGGCCGGCTACAATGATGCCGTCGCCCAGGCCATCGGCGAGGCGCAACGCCAGGGAGCCGAGACCGTCCTCGTCCTTCCTGCCGACCTGCCCCAGATCACGCCCGACGATGTACAGGACCTTGTCCGGCTGGTCGCCGACGCCGGCGCCGCCGTCGTCCTTGCGCCCGACGCCGCCGACGCCGGCACCAACGCCCTCCTCCTGCGCCCGCCCGACCTGCTCCCCCCCAGCTTTGGGCCGGACAGCTTCTGCCGCCACCTGGCCCTGGCCCGCGGCCTGGGCGTCGAGCCGGTCATCCACCGCCATCCCCACCTGGCGCGCGATGTCGACTGGCCGTCGGATCTGTGGCTACTGGAATAA
- a CDS encoding amidohydrolase, protein MPDLILLNATIYTQSGPPRNGAVAIEDGRIRAVGSSERIHRMGGGAPVIDLGGALLLPGFTDAHIHFHDLARRRSQVDLSSATSLEDALSRIAAHAARLPEDAWVLGYGWNESHWSPDHLNSDPLRAPSHPARITPFPDRHDLDPITGVRPAVLWRADLHAAWANTAALARAGIGPDSPNPPAGVIDRDPHGQATGILRELAIGLVRRVIPPPSEAEFHDNLLAVATDLHRLGIVAVHDQRMKDNAEEGRLALRRYSQLRADGRLSLRIACNIEAANLDHLIALGLSSGFGDEWLRLGHVKLFADGSLGARTAWMLEPYEGEATNTGMFLTSPGQMLETIQRAHRHGCAISIHAIGDRANREVLDIFAEVLAGGSPHPPALPHRLEHVQTIQPADLPRLVEMGLVASVQPIHCTDDIAAADRFWGERGANTYAFRSLLAAGTTLAFGSDAPVASPNPWWGIHAAVTRQRRDGSPAGGWHPAQCLSVAEAVHAYTLGPAAAIGQAHQQGRIAAGYLADLIVPDRDIFACDPADIAATKVDITIVGGKIVHGLD, encoded by the coding sequence ATGCCCGACCTCATCCTCCTCAACGCCACCATCTACACCCAATCAGGTCCGCCCCGCAATGGCGCCGTGGCCATCGAGGACGGCCGCATCCGGGCCGTCGGCTCCTCTGAGCGCATCCACCGGATGGGCGGCGGCGCGCCGGTCATCGACCTGGGCGGCGCCCTCCTCCTCCCCGGCTTCACCGACGCCCACATCCACTTCCACGACCTTGCCCGCCGCCGCAGCCAGGTCGACCTTTCGTCCGCGACCAGCCTGGAGGATGCCCTGAGCCGCATTGCCGCCCACGCCGCCCGGCTGCCTGAAGACGCCTGGGTGCTGGGCTACGGCTGGAACGAGAGCCACTGGTCGCCCGATCATCTCAACTCCGACCCCCTTCGCGCCCCTTCGCACCCTGCGCGGATCACCCCCTTCCCCGACCGGCATGACCTCGACCCCATCACCGGCGTCCGGCCGGCCGTGCTCTGGCGGGCGGACTTGCACGCAGCCTGGGCCAACACCGCCGCCCTTGCCCGCGCCGGCATCGGCCCCGATAGCCCCAACCCACCCGCAGGCGTCATCGACCGCGACCCGCACGGCCAGGCCACCGGCATCCTGCGCGAGCTGGCCATCGGCCTGGTGCGCCGGGTCATCCCGCCGCCCTCCGAAGCCGAATTCCACGACAACCTGCTGGCCGTCGCCACCGACCTCCACCGCCTCGGCATCGTCGCCGTCCACGACCAGCGCATGAAAGACAACGCCGAAGAAGGCCGCCTGGCCCTGCGCCGCTACAGCCAGCTGCGGGCCGACGGCCGTCTGAGCCTGCGCATCGCCTGCAACATCGAAGCCGCCAACCTCGACCACCTCATCGCCCTCGGTCTCAGCAGCGGGTTCGGCGACGAATGGCTGCGGCTGGGGCACGTCAAACTGTTTGCCGATGGCTCGTTGGGCGCCCGCACCGCCTGGATGCTGGAACCTTACGAGGGCGAAGCGACCAACACCGGCATGTTCCTGACCTCACCCGGCCAGATGCTCGAAACCATCCAGCGCGCCCATCGCCACGGCTGCGCCATCTCCATCCATGCCATCGGCGACCGCGCCAACCGCGAAGTGCTCGACATCTTCGCCGAAGTCCTGGCCGGCGGCAGCCCCCACCCACCCGCCCTGCCCCACCGCCTCGAACACGTCCAGACCATCCAACCCGCCGACCTGCCCCGCCTGGTCGAGATGGGCCTCGTCGCCTCGGTGCAGCCCATCCACTGCACCGACGACATCGCCGCCGCCGACCGTTTTTGGGGCGAGCGCGGGGCCAACACCTACGCCTTCCGCTCCTTGCTGGCGGCCGGGACCACCCTGGCCTTCGGCTCGGATGCACCGGTCGCCAGCCCCAACCCGTGGTGGGGCATCCACGCCGCCGTCACCCGGCAACGACGCGACGGCTCACCGGCAGGCGGCTGGCATCCGGCCCAATGTCTGAGCGTGGCCGAGGCCGTCCATGCCTACACGCTCGGCCCCGCCGCCGCCATCGGTCAGGCCCACCAACAGGGGCGCATCGCCGCCGGCTACCTGGCCGATCTCATCGTCCCCGACCGCGACATCTTCGCCTGCGACCCTGCCGACATCGCCGCCACGAAGGTCGATATCACCATCGTCGGCGGCAAGATCGTTCACGGCCTGGATTGA
- a CDS encoding ribonuclease Z has product MFSLTFLGTSASAPSVHRGLASAIVSFREHRFMVDCGEGTQRQLLTAGLGFKRLDKILITHGHLDHILGLGGLISTMARWELMEHIDIYAGAFALDRIQRLFGVVFGPGEIPMQIHWHALEEGVFFEDEHLQVEAFPVEHRGPDCYGFLFSERPKRPFLVAEAEALGVPFGPVRRQLVNGEIVILPDGRVVEPDDVLGPPAPRTRLAFIGDLARTRGLTEIVRDVDALVVEATYLEEDREMAHRFGHLTAAEAARLAQRAGVRQLILTHLSRRYHTRQVLEEATAIFANTAVANDFDEFQVKRAE; this is encoded by the coding sequence ATGTTCTCCCTCACCTTCCTCGGCACCTCCGCCTCCGCCCCTTCGGTCCACCGCGGCCTGGCCAGCGCCATCGTCAGCTTTCGCGAGCATCGCTTCATGGTCGATTGCGGCGAGGGCACGCAGCGGCAACTGCTGACGGCCGGGCTGGGCTTCAAGCGGCTGGACAAGATCCTCATCACCCACGGCCACCTCGACCACATCCTCGGTTTGGGTGGGCTGATCTCCACCATGGCCCGTTGGGAACTGATGGAGCACATCGACATCTACGCTGGCGCCTTCGCCCTCGACCGCATCCAGCGGCTGTTTGGCGTCGTCTTTGGCCCCGGCGAAATCCCGATGCAGATCCACTGGCATGCGCTCGAAGAGGGCGTCTTCTTCGAGGACGAACACCTCCAGGTCGAGGCTTTCCCGGTCGAGCACCGCGGCCCGGATTGCTACGGCTTCCTCTTCAGCGAGCGCCCCAAACGCCCCTTCCTGGTTGCCGAAGCCGAAGCCTTGGGCGTCCCCTTTGGCCCGGTGCGACGCCAGCTGGTCAATGGCGAGATCGTCATCCTGCCCGATGGCCGGGTGGTCGAGCCGGATGACGTACTCGGCCCGCCCGCCCCGCGCACCCGCCTGGCTTTCATCGGCGACCTGGCCCGGACGCGGGGCCTGACCGAAATCGTGCGCGATGTCGATGCCCTGGTGGTGGAAGCCACCTACCTGGAGGAAGATCGCGAGATGGCCCATCGCTTCGGCCACCTGACCGCCGCCGAGGCCGCCCGCCTGGCCCAGCGCGCCGGCGTGCGCCAACTCATCCTCACCCACCTCTCGCGGCGCTACCACACCCGCCAGGTGCTGGAAGAAGCCACGGCCATCTTCGCCAACACCGCCGTCGCCAACGACTTCGACGAGTTCCAGGTCAAACGAGCCGAATGA
- a CDS encoding CoA ester lyase gives MIPRPRRALLFLPGDSERKIAKAAALGADGVVMDLEDGVAAGAKEAARAGILAALRTVDFGRSERVVRLNPASSGLEEADLSATLPGRPDAFMLPKVGSPTAIAWLDQRLTAAEAENGWQPGDIRILAIIETALGIMNLREIAQASPRLDALLFGAEDLAGDMGALRTPAGAEIAVARSLVAMAASAYGLQAIDMVFVSLDDLDGLAAECQRAVELGYQGKMAIHPRQVPVIQAAFTPSANQIAAAQRLVDAYHRHQAEGTGVFALDGNMVDTPMLRAAERVLARTALSTGA, from the coding sequence ATGATCCCACGCCCGCGCCGCGCCCTCCTCTTCCTCCCCGGCGATAGCGAGCGCAAGATCGCCAAAGCCGCGGCGTTGGGGGCCGATGGCGTAGTGATGGATTTGGAGGACGGCGTCGCGGCCGGGGCCAAAGAGGCCGCGCGGGCTGGGATTCTGGCGGCGCTGCGAACGGTGGATTTCGGGCGCAGCGAACGCGTGGTGCGCCTCAACCCGGCCAGTTCGGGATTGGAGGAAGCCGATCTGTCGGCCACCCTGCCCGGCCGGCCCGACGCCTTCATGCTGCCCAAAGTCGGTTCGCCCACAGCCATCGCCTGGCTCGACCAGCGACTCACCGCCGCCGAAGCGGAAAACGGTTGGCAACCAGGAGACATCCGCATCCTAGCCATCATCGAGACGGCGCTTGGGATCATGAACCTGCGCGAGATCGCCCAGGCATCGCCCCGGCTCGACGCCCTCCTGTTTGGGGCCGAAGACCTGGCCGGTGACATGGGCGCCCTTCGCACCCCGGCCGGCGCCGAAATCGCCGTCGCCCGCAGCCTGGTGGCGATGGCCGCCTCCGCCTACGGCCTGCAAGCCATCGACATGGTCTTCGTCAGCCTCGATGACCTGGATGGGCTGGCGGCAGAGTGCCAGCGTGCGGTCGAGTTGGGCTACCAGGGCAAGATGGCCATCCACCCCCGGCAGGTTCCCGTCATCCAGGCGGCCTTCACCCCCTCGGCTAACCAGATCGCCGCCGCGCAACGGCTGGTCGACGCTTATCACCGGCATCAGGCCGAAGGCACGGGCGTCTTCGCCCTCGACGGCAACATGGTCGATACGCCCATGCTGCGCGCGGCTGAACGCGTCCTCGCCCGCACCGCTCTTTCGACTGGAGCATAG